A window of the Candidatus Jettenia caeni genome harbors these coding sequences:
- a CDS encoding putative DNA polymerase beta subunit: MIKIENIPKQFNKKTLQEKLKNICEKNDVILLALFGSFVRGEQKKKSDIDILIKFDESKEKSLLDLIHIENELKKIFRRKVDLLTQESISPYLRNEITSSMKVIYEKR, translated from the coding sequence ATGATAAAAATTGAAAATATCCCAAAACAATTCAATAAAAAAACATTACAAGAAAAACTTAAGAACATTTGTGAAAAAAATGACGTAATTCTGCTGGCTTTGTTTGGTTCATTTGTAAGAGGGGAACAAAAAAAGAAAAGTGATATCGATATACTCATAAAATTTGATGAATCAAAGGAAAAGAGCTTGCTTGATTTGATACATATTGAAAACGAACTCAAAAAAATATTTAGAAGAAAGGTCGATCTGTTAACACAAGAAAGTATTAGCCCTTATTTAAGGAATGAGATTACAAGCTCAATGAAAGTAATCTATGAAAAGAGATGA